In Nostoc sp. UHCC 0926, a single genomic region encodes these proteins:
- a CDS encoding Uma2 family endonuclease produces MTTLLIQTESIPLTVNFPSLVQMTNEQFYEFCQANGDLRIERTANGEVIIMPPAFSDTGNRNFNIAAQLGYWTEQDGTGIGFDSSTGFTLPNGAMRSPDASWIELERWNALTDAQKASFAPICPSFVIELRSLSDRLIKLQDKMQEYIDNGASLGWLIDRQNRKVYIYRPNREVEILDNPEAVSGNPELPGFILRMAKIW; encoded by the coding sequence ATGACCACGCTGCTAATTCAAACTGAAAGCATACCCCTAACGGTAAATTTCCCCTCCCTTGTGCAGATGACAAATGAGCAGTTCTACGAATTCTGCCAAGCCAATGGAGATTTGCGAATCGAGCGCACTGCTAATGGGGAAGTCATCATTATGCCACCAGCTTTTTCAGATACGGGCAACCGTAACTTTAACATTGCAGCACAGCTTGGGTATTGGACTGAACAAGATGGCACTGGCATAGGCTTTGACTCCAGTACAGGTTTTACGCTACCTAATGGAGCGATGCGTTCCCCTGATGCTTCTTGGATTGAACTGGAGCGTTGGAACGCCTTAACAGATGCACAAAAAGCCTCATTTGCACCAATTTGTCCCAGCTTTGTGATTGAGTTACGCTCCTTGAGCGATCGCCTGATAAAATTACAAGACAAAATGCAGGAGTACATCGATAATGGTGCATCACTAGGCTGGTTAATTGATCGGCAGAATCGAAAAGTCTACATTTACCGTCCGAATCGAGAAGTTGAAATTTTGGATAATCCCGAAGCAGTTAGTGGTAATCCAGAATTACCAGGGTTTATCCTACGGATGGCCAAAATTTGGTAA
- the argB gene encoding acetylglutamate kinase: MTVNDSEYIRQAEATRVRVLSEALPYIQQFAGRTVVVKYGGAAMKDSTLKHKVMRDIVFLSCVGLRPIVVHGGGPEINSWLDKLGIEPQFKNGLRVTDAATMDVVEMVLVGRVNKEIVALINQAGGLAVGLCGKDGNLFTARPQGQEGIGFVGEVSNVNIKILDTLASNGYIPVVSSVAADETGQAYNINADTVAGEIAAALGAEKLILLTDTSGILKDYKDQSTLIPKVDIREARELIVNGIVSGGMIPKVNCCVRSLAQGVRAAHIIDGRIPHALLLEIFTDVGIGTMILGSQFTS, from the coding sequence ATGACGGTCAACGATTCTGAATACATCAGGCAAGCTGAAGCCACTCGTGTGCGTGTACTAAGCGAAGCACTACCTTATATTCAACAATTCGCCGGTCGCACTGTTGTTGTCAAATATGGTGGCGCAGCCATGAAAGACAGCACACTCAAACACAAAGTTATGCGCGACATTGTATTCTTATCCTGCGTTGGCTTGCGTCCAATTGTAGTCCACGGCGGTGGCCCAGAAATTAACAGTTGGTTAGATAAGCTGGGAATTGAACCACAATTTAAGAATGGTCTGCGAGTCACTGATGCCGCCACAATGGATGTGGTGGAAATGGTTTTAGTTGGTCGAGTTAACAAAGAAATTGTCGCGCTAATTAACCAAGCTGGTGGATTGGCTGTAGGACTTTGCGGTAAAGACGGTAATCTATTTACAGCCCGTCCCCAAGGTCAAGAAGGTATCGGCTTTGTGGGGGAAGTCAGCAATGTTAACATCAAGATTTTAGACACCCTCGCTAGCAATGGTTATATTCCGGTAGTGTCCAGCGTCGCCGCAGACGAGACAGGGCAAGCTTATAACATTAACGCCGATACTGTAGCTGGAGAAATCGCTGCTGCACTAGGAGCAGAAAAGTTAATTTTACTGACTGACACCAGTGGAATTTTAAAAGATTACAAAGACCAATCTACTTTGATTCCAAAAGTAGATATTCGTGAAGCCCGCGAGTTGATTGTCAATGGTATAGTCAGCGGTGGGATGATTCCTAAAGTGAATTGCTGTGTGCGATCGCTTGCTCAAGGAGTCCGTGCAGCACACATCATCGATGGTCGCATTCCCCACGCCCTATTACTAGAAATCTTTACTGATGTTGGGATTGGAACGATGATTCTCGGTTCGCAGTTTACATCGTAG